One window of the Runella slithyformis DSM 19594 genome contains the following:
- a CDS encoding M1 family metallopeptidase, whose amino-acid sequence MFRQLSFLFLVSLAAFVQAQNPTSKYDAHVLFNPLFNYQPANEARTGSGAPGPRYWQNRADYKIAATLDEAANSLTGEVEITYTNNSPEALPFVWLQLDQNAFNDNSRSGKTTPLNGGRYGNMGFEGGYTISTVSVQQGKGKYVPADFIIDDTRMQIRLADAVKPTGDVLKIKISYSFKIPTYASDRMGKLDTKNGTIYEMAQWYPRMCVFDDIEGWNVLPYIGAGEFYLNYGDYEYSVTVPWDHIVGGSGELLNPSEVMTSEQLKRMEEARKSDKTVMIRSAKEIKDTKSRPKDSGMITWKFRCQNARDVAWATSRAFVWDAAKMNLPSGKPALAQSLYTAENDGNDGWGRSTEYVKGCLEFYSKYLMEFPYPVATNVAGIVGGMEYPGIVFCAHNDKKESLWGVTDHEFGHTWFPMIVGNNERKFAWMDEGFNTFINMLSTEAFNDGEYNRDRLDDMQNLAPTLFRDGADPILTVPDVIKATNLGWDAYYKPAIGLKLLREVVLGRDRFDYAFKQYVKRWAFKHPTPYDFFRTIEDAAGEDLGWYWKGWFYENYKLDQGVKEVQYVEQTPSKGSVITIENLEQWAMPTIVELEEAGGKKTRITLPVEVWQRGSTWTFKAATKTPLKSVTIDPDSQLPDINPRNNTWHPVRYMSPEEN is encoded by the coding sequence ATGTTTCGTCAACTTAGTTTTTTATTCCTCGTAAGTCTTGCCGCTTTTGTGCAAGCCCAAAACCCCACTTCCAAATACGACGCACACGTATTATTTAACCCACTGTTCAACTACCAGCCTGCCAACGAGGCACGCACAGGCAGCGGTGCCCCCGGGCCTCGCTACTGGCAAAACCGCGCCGATTATAAAATTGCCGCCACCCTCGACGAAGCGGCAAACAGCCTTACCGGCGAAGTGGAAATCACCTATACCAACAACAGCCCCGAAGCATTGCCGTTTGTGTGGCTGCAACTCGACCAAAATGCCTTCAACGACAACTCACGCAGCGGCAAAACCACGCCGCTCAACGGGGGGCGCTATGGCAACATGGGTTTTGAAGGAGGCTATACCATCAGCACCGTGAGCGTTCAGCAGGGAAAAGGCAAATACGTTCCCGCCGATTTTATCATCGACGATACCCGTATGCAAATTCGCCTCGCGGATGCGGTAAAACCCACGGGCGATGTACTGAAAATCAAAATCAGTTATTCCTTCAAAATACCCACCTACGCTTCCGACCGTATGGGCAAGCTGGATACCAAAAACGGCACCATTTACGAAATGGCGCAATGGTATCCCCGCATGTGTGTGTTTGATGATATAGAGGGCTGGAATGTGCTTCCGTACATTGGAGCCGGCGAATTTTACCTCAATTACGGCGACTATGAATACAGCGTCACCGTGCCCTGGGACCACATTGTCGGCGGCTCGGGCGAGTTGCTCAATCCTTCTGAGGTGATGACCTCAGAGCAACTCAAGCGCATGGAAGAAGCCCGTAAAAGTGACAAAACGGTCATGATCCGCAGTGCTAAAGAAATAAAAGACACCAAATCACGCCCCAAAGATTCGGGCATGATCACGTGGAAATTCCGTTGCCAAAATGCCCGCGACGTGGCTTGGGCCACTTCCCGCGCTTTTGTGTGGGATGCCGCCAAAATGAACTTACCCAGCGGCAAACCTGCCCTCGCGCAATCATTGTATACTGCCGAAAACGACGGTAACGACGGTTGGGGCCGCTCCACCGAATATGTAAAAGGCTGTCTGGAGTTTTATTCCAAATACCTCATGGAATTCCCCTACCCAGTAGCGACCAACGTGGCCGGTATCGTAGGCGGCATGGAATATCCGGGGATTGTTTTCTGCGCCCACAATGACAAAAAAGAATCACTCTGGGGCGTGACCGATCATGAATTCGGACATACGTGGTTTCCGATGATCGTGGGCAACAATGAGCGTAAGTTTGCGTGGATGGACGAAGGATTCAACACGTTTATCAACATGCTCTCTACCGAAGCCTTCAACGACGGCGAATACAACCGCGACCGTTTGGACGATATGCAAAACCTCGCTCCCACGCTGTTTCGCGACGGGGCCGACCCCATCCTGACCGTGCCGGACGTGATCAAAGCCACCAATTTGGGCTGGGATGCGTATTACAAACCCGCCATCGGCCTCAAACTCCTACGGGAAGTGGTACTGGGCCGCGACCGCTTTGATTATGCCTTCAAACAATACGTAAAACGCTGGGCCTTCAAACACCCGACGCCCTATGACTTCTTCCGAACCATCGAAGATGCGGCCGGCGAAGATCTGGGCTGGTACTGGAAAGGCTGGTTTTACGAAAACTATAAATTGGACCAAGGCGTAAAAGAAGTACAGTACGTAGAGCAAACGCCTTCCAAAGGCTCGGTCATCACCATCGAGAACCTGGAGCAATGGGCCATGCCTACCATCGTAGAACTGGAAGAGGCGGGCGGTAAAAAGACCCGCATCACGCTGCCCGTAGAAGTGTGGCAACGCGGCAGTACCTGGACCTTCAAAGCGGCCACCAAAACACCGCTGAAATCCGTGACCATCGACCCCGACTCCCAACTGCCCGACATCAACCCCCGCAACAATACCTGGCACCCCGTGCGGTATATGTCGCCGGAGGAAAATTAA
- a CDS encoding CobW family GTP-binding protein codes for MALTKIPVNIITGFLGVGKTTALQNVLKRKPADERWAVIINEFGAVSIDHTPFAGADENALVVKEVAGGCICCTANLPMQMTLTMVLRQVKPHRILIEPTGIGHPEAILDMLRGKFLKDVLDIRATVCMVDPRQWDNEDYREHETFIDQITLADVLIANKVDLAGDALTQEFLHWAKELFPPKILIGAVEHGDIDPNWLNIEPFPNRKALHPHAHEHEHHHRHASEELPIPELGKPLMRESHGLGRYSCGWVFSPDEVFELPKLKAWIASLQNVERVKGAFRTGVDWVLINAVRGEFTIEYLAYRRDSRVECIAAGPLPWKTLEEGLKGCLLHVPEMKTV; via the coding sequence ATGGCACTCACTAAAATACCCGTTAATATAATCACCGGTTTTTTGGGCGTTGGCAAAACAACGGCGCTGCAAAATGTTCTCAAACGCAAACCCGCTGACGAACGCTGGGCGGTTATTATCAATGAATTCGGCGCGGTTTCGATCGACCATACGCCGTTTGCGGGGGCCGATGAAAATGCTCTGGTGGTGAAAGAAGTCGCGGGCGGGTGTATTTGCTGCACGGCCAATTTGCCGATGCAAATGACGCTGACGATGGTGTTGCGTCAGGTCAAACCTCACCGAATTCTGATCGAACCCACCGGTATCGGCCACCCGGAGGCGATCCTGGATATGTTGCGGGGAAAATTTCTGAAAGACGTGCTGGACATTCGCGCTACGGTCTGTATGGTAGACCCGCGGCAGTGGGACAATGAAGACTATCGGGAGCACGAAACCTTTATTGACCAAATCACCCTGGCGGACGTGCTCATTGCCAACAAGGTAGACTTGGCCGGCGATGCCCTGACGCAGGAGTTTCTGCACTGGGCCAAAGAACTTTTTCCGCCTAAAATTTTGATCGGTGCCGTTGAGCACGGCGACATTGACCCCAACTGGCTCAACATTGAACCTTTCCCGAATCGGAAAGCCCTGCATCCTCATGCGCACGAACACGAGCATCATCACCGGCATGCTTCGGAAGAGTTGCCGATTCCCGAACTAGGGAAACCCCTCATGCGCGAAAGCCACGGGTTGGGACGCTACAGTTGCGGATGGGTTTTTTCTCCTGACGAAGTGTTTGAATTGCCTAAATTGAAGGCGTGGATCGCTTCGTTGCAAAATGTAGAGCGGGTCAAAGGCGCCTTCAGAACGGGTGTGGATTGGGTATTGATCAACGCCGTACGCGGGGAGTTTACGATCGAATACCTGGCCTACCGCCGTGATAGCCGCGTGGAGTGCATTGCCGCCGGTCCGCTGCCCTGGAAGACATTGGAAGAAGGGTTGAAGGGCTGTCTTCTGCATGTACCGGAAATGAAAAC